The following are encoded together in the Candidatus Margulisiibacteriota bacterium genome:
- a CDS encoding peptidylprolyl isomerase, which translates to MKKAKTGDTVKVHYVGRLEDGSVFDTSINETPLKFTIGEGNLIPGFERAVVGMSPGESKTEIVSPTEGYGEPREDLLIDIEKENIPPEIEPEIGEVLLVKQPDGYPVKVTIVAIADGFVTLDANHPLAGKNLVFEINLVEII; encoded by the coding sequence ATGAAAAAAGCAAAAACCGGTGATACTGTGAAAGTCCATTATGTAGGAAGGCTTGAAGACGGGAGTGTCTTCGATACTTCGATAAATGAAACACCGTTAAAGTTCACTATTGGCGAAGGGAACCTGATTCCGGGCTTTGAGCGGGCTGTGGTTGGAATGAGTCCCGGAGAATCAAAAACCGAAATTGTATCTCCAACTGAGGGATATGGTGAGCCAAGAGAAGATTTACTTATTGATATCGAAAAGGAAAACATTCCGCCGGAAATTGAGCCTGAAATCGGGGAGGTCTTGCTGGTTAAACAACCTGACGGGTATCCTGTTAAGGTTACTATTGTTGCAATCGCAGATGGTTTTGTTACGTTAGATGCAAATCATCCTCTGGCAGGAAAAAACTTGGTTTTTGAAATAAATCTTGTTGAGATAATATGA
- a CDS encoding redox-sensing transcriptional repressor Rex translates to MISKNYIKRLSKYKNALYRLRALGLVKIFSDNLADAVGVKSSQVRKDFSLFGIKGSKKGGYQVNELIEQLNGILGKKEQYRVVLVGIGNIGNALINYNGFEGEGIKIVAGFDIEPEKYSINDSLPIMHVKTLSEYVVNNNIKIAIIAVPDTAAQQVLDSLILSGIKGVLNFAPIRLKAPDSVVINNVNIVLEIESVIYYVNNLAIAEKL, encoded by the coding sequence ATTATTAGTAAAAATTACATTAAACGGCTCTCGAAATATAAAAATGCTCTCTATAGATTGCGTGCTTTGGGGCTTGTTAAAATTTTTTCAGATAATTTAGCTGATGCGGTAGGGGTGAAATCATCTCAGGTAAGAAAGGATTTTTCTTTATTTGGTATTAAAGGAAGCAAAAAGGGCGGATATCAAGTTAATGAACTTATCGAGCAATTAAATGGTATTCTTGGTAAGAAAGAGCAATACCGGGTAGTGCTGGTCGGTATCGGGAATATTGGGAATGCCCTTATTAATTACAATGGATTTGAAGGTGAAGGGATTAAGATTGTTGCCGGGTTTGATATCGAACCGGAAAAATACTCAATTAATGATAGCCTTCCCATTATGCATGTGAAAACTCTTTCTGAGTATGTCGTAAATAATAATATTAAAATAGCTATTATTGCAGTTCCGGATACGGCTGCTCAGCAAGTCCTTGATTCTTTGATTTTGTCGGGGATCAAGGGAGTACTGAATTTCGCTCCTATAAGATTGAAAGCACCTGATAGCGTAGTAATTAATAATGTAAATATTGTTTTGGAGATTGAGAGCGTTATTTACTATGTCAATAATCTCGCTATTGCCGAGAAACTATAA
- a CDS encoding radical SAM protein: protein MIPSYLSLSKKELLNRVRLLNEQLRSCSLCMHKCGANRSLGEVGVCGAGSDVYIASSCAHFGEEPFLTGKNGAGTIFFSYCNSFCVFCQNYQISHEHLGSILSIGQLAQSMLELQKRGCHNIDLVSPTHYIPQIVEAVALAADNGLSIPLVYNTNSYDSIETLRLLDGIVDIYLPDIKYGEDIYSLKYSGLPNYVASSRKALREMFYQVGLLACDDNDIARKGMVVRHLVLPNGRASSFETFDYLFWLSPDIHLCIMGQYNPLFCASEYEELSRKVSAQEYQEVVDYAIKKGFANILVQELTSSSVYIPDFGRECPFED from the coding sequence ATGATCCCCTCATATCTATCTTTATCTAAGAAAGAGTTATTAAACAGAGTCCGTCTGCTGAATGAACAGTTGCGCAGCTGCAGTTTGTGTATGCATAAATGCGGTGCAAATAGATCTCTGGGCGAGGTTGGAGTTTGTGGTGCAGGCAGTGACGTATATATAGCTTCTTCTTGTGCTCATTTTGGTGAAGAACCTTTTTTGACTGGCAAAAATGGTGCTGGTACGATATTTTTTTCTTATTGTAATTCTTTTTGTGTGTTCTGCCAGAATTATCAGATAAGTCACGAGCATCTTGGCTCCATACTATCGATAGGCCAGTTAGCTCAGAGTATGTTGGAACTTCAGAAGAGAGGGTGTCATAATATTGATCTGGTGTCGCCAACACACTATATACCTCAGATAGTCGAGGCGGTTGCCCTAGCGGCAGATAATGGGTTGTCTATTCCTCTGGTGTATAATACCAATTCCTATGATTCTATCGAAACACTGCGGTTACTCGATGGAATTGTTGATATCTACCTGCCGGATATCAAGTATGGGGAGGATATTTATTCTCTTAAATATTCTGGCTTGCCGAATTATGTAGCCTCATCACGGAAGGCACTTCGAGAGATGTTTTATCAGGTTGGCCTTTTAGCCTGTGATGATAATGATATTGCCCGGAAAGGCATGGTTGTCCGGCATTTAGTGTTGCCAAACGGTCGAGCTTCTTCGTTTGAAACGTTCGATTATCTCTTTTGGCTTTCTCCTGATATTCACCTTTGTATTATGGGACAGTATAATCCGTTGTTCTGTGCATCCGAATACGAAGAGCTTAGCCGGAAAGTTTCAGCGCAGGAATATCAGGAAGTTGTTGATTATGCCATAAAAAAAGGCT